From Gopherus flavomarginatus isolate rGopFla2 chromosome 16, rGopFla2.mat.asm, whole genome shotgun sequence, a single genomic window includes:
- the RDH8 gene encoding retinol dehydrogenase 8 — translation MGSAGPRTVLVTGCSSGIGLRLAVQLAQDPGHRYQVIATMRDLQKAAKLEQAAGTALGRTLSVRRLDVCSDASVAECLGSLPERRVDVLVNNAGVGHIGPIESISIAEMKRVFETNFFGAVRMVQAVLPAMKQRRSGHIVVMSSVMGLQGIVFNDVYAASKFAMEGFCESLAVQLLQFHVFVSLVEPGPVDTGFEQKLMEDVSRSEFPGTDPATLHYFQEVYLPASREIFSTMGQSPEAVAKAVVQVIGAARPPFRTLTNPLYTPLTALKYAEPSGELSVRTYHNLLFNYGALFHLSMRALRCLTCQCFRRRVAPA, via the exons ATGGGGAGCGCGGGGCCGAGGACGGTGCTGGTCACGGGCTGCTCCTCGGGCATCGGGCTCCGTCTGGCCGTGCAGCTGGCACAGGACCCCGGCCATCGCTACCAGG TCATTGCCACCATGCGGGACCTGCAGAAGGCGGCGAAGCTGGAGCAGGCCGCGGGCACGGCCCTGGGCAGGACCCTCAGCGTCCGGCGCCTGGACGTCTGCAGCGACGCCTCGGTGGCCGAGTGCCTGGGCAGCCTCCCCGAGCGCCGGGTGGACgtgctgg TGAACAACGCGGGCGTGGGGCACATCGGGCCCATCGAGAGCATCAGCATCGCGGAGATGAAACGCGTCTTCGAGACCAACTTCTTCGGGGCCGTGCGCATGGTGCAGGCCGTGCTGCCCGCCATGAAGCAGCGCCGGAGCGGGCACATCGTGGTGATGAGCAGCGTCAtggggctgcagg GCATCGTGTTTAACGACGTCTATGCAGCCTCCAAGTTCGCCATGGAGGGTTTCTGCGAGAGTCTGGCCGTGCAGCTGCTTCAGTTCCACGTCTT CGTGTCCCTGGTGGAGCCGGGCCCGGTGGACACAGGCTTTGAGCAGAAGCTGATGGAGGACGTGTCCCGCTCCGAGTTCCCCGGCACCGACCCGGCCACGCTGCACTACTTCCAGGAGGTGTATCTGCCGGCCTCCCGCGAGATCTTCTCCACCATGGGCCAGAGCCCCGAGGCCGTGGCCAAG GCCGTGGTGCAGGTGATCGGCGCGGCTCGCCCCCCCTTCCGCACGCTCACCAACCCGCTGTACACGCCGCTGACGGCGCTGAAGTACGCCGAGCCCTCGGGGGAGCTGTCCGTGCGCACCTACCACAACCTGCTCTTCAACTACGGTGCACTCTTCCACCTCAGCATGCGGGCCCTGCGCTGCCTGACCTGCCAGTGCTTCCGCCGCAGGGTCGCCCCGGCCTGA
- the LOC127035537 gene encoding uncharacterized protein K02A2.6-like, with amino-acid sequence MRRGCKERFLWEKGFLYREWAPPGEVESWGIRRQLVVPQKFRHKLLYLAHDIPLAGHQGIRRTRQRLLQNFYWPGVFTHVRQYCQSCDPCQRVGKARDKGKAALRPLPIIEEPFQKVAMDIVGPLSETTQSGKKYILVVVDFATRYPEAVALSSIEADTVADALLTIFSRVGFPKEVLTDQGSNFMSALLRSLWQKCGVQHNWASAYHPQSNGLVESAAGAAWKQPQGPGHGPRRPTQPGTYGKPLAFLAVHPPGLAINSLPLGQGSPVYSAT; translated from the exons atgaggagaggttgcaaggagaggttcctgtgggagaaggggttcctgtaccgagaatgggctcccccaggggaagtagagtcatgggggatcaggaggcagctggtggtcccccagaagttccgtcacaagctgctgtacctggcccatgacatccctctcgcagggcaccagggaatccggcgcaccaggcagaggctgctacagaacttttactggcctggggtctttacccatgtccgacagtactgccaatcctgtgacccctgccagagggtggggaaggcccgggacaaggggaaagcggctttgaggcctttacccatcatagaagaacctttccagaaggtggccatggacatagtgggacccctcagcgaGACGACccagtcagggaagaaatacatcctggtggtggtggattttgccactcgctaccccgaggcggtggccttgtcctctatcgaagcagacacagtggcagatgcgctgctgacaattttcagccgggtggggttccccaaggaggtcttaacggaccaggggtccaacttcatgtcggccctgctccggtccttatggcagaaatgtggggtccagcacaactgggcctcagcgtatcacccccagtccaacgggttggtagaaag tgctGCTGGAGCAGCCTGGAAGCAGCCCCAGGGGCCTGGCCACGGCCCACGGAGGCCGACCCAGCCCGGCACTTACGGGAAACCTTTGGCCTTCCTGGCAGTCCATCCCCCAGGGCTGGCCATTAACTCGCTGCCCCTGGGCCAGGGCAGCCCTGTTTACTCAGCCACATAA